From a region of the Salvelinus fontinalis isolate EN_2023a chromosome 13, ASM2944872v1, whole genome shotgun sequence genome:
- the LOC129869109 gene encoding uncharacterized protein LOC129869109, whose amino-acid sequence MNKCSGTGFEVQREASYIHPPPQGEASYIHPPPQGEASYITPPPPPPLKERPANIHPPPQGEASYIHPPPPPPPPQGEASYIHPPPQGEASYIHPPPQGEASYIHPPPQGEASYIHPPPQGEASYIHPPPQGEASYIHPPPQGEASYIHPPPQGEASYIHPPPQGEASYIHPPPQGEASYIHPPPQGEASYIHPPPQGEASYIHPPPQGEASYIHPPPQGEASYIHPPPQGEASYIHPPPQGEASYIHPPPQGEASYIRPPPQGEPSYIHPPPQGEASYIRPPPQGEASYIHPPPQGEASYIPPPPQGEASYITPYHHITQQALSMDMLAILR is encoded by the exons ATGAacaaatgcagtggaactggcttcgaggtccaga GAGAGGCCAGCTACATCCACCCTCCTCCTCAGGGAGAGGCCAGCTACATCCACCCTCCTCCTCAAGGAGAGGCCAGctacatcaccccccccccccccccccccctcaaggagAGGCCAGCTAACATCCACCCTCCTCCTCAGGGAGAGGCCAGCTACatccaccctccaccccccccccccccccctcaaggagAGGCCAGCTACATCCACCCTCCTCCTCAGGGAGAGGCCAGTTACATCCACCCTCCTCCTCAGGGAGAGGCCAGCTACATCCACCCTCCTCCTCAGGGAGAGGCCAGTTACATCCACCCTCCTCCTCAGGGAGAGGCCAGCTACATCCACCCACCTCCTCAAGGAGAGGCCAGTTACATCCACCCTCCTCCTCAGGGAGAGGCCAGCTACATCCACCCTCCTCCTCAGGGAGAGGCCAGCTACATCCACCCTCCTCCTCAGGGAGAGGCCAGTTACATCCACCCTCCTCCTCAGGGAGAGGCCAGCTACATCCACCCTCCTCCTCAGGGAGAGGCCAGCTACATCCACCCTCCTCCTCAGGGAGAGGCCAGTTACATCCACCCTCCTCCTCAGGGAGAGGCCAGCTACATCCACCCTCCTCCTCAGGGAGAGGCCAGCTACATCCACCCTCCTCCTCAGGGAGAGGCCAGTTACATCCACCCTCCTCCTCAGGGAGAGGCCAGCTACATCCACCCTCCTCCTCAGGGAGAGGCCAGCTACATCCGCCCTCCTCCTCAGGGAGAGCCCAGCTACATCCACCCTCCTCCTCAGGGAGAGGCCAGCTACATCCGCCCTCCTCCTCAGGGAGAGGCCAGTTACATCCACCCTCCTCCTCAGGGAGAGGCCAGCtacatcccccctcctcctcaagGAGAGGCCAGCTACATCACACCCTACCATCACATCACACAACAGGCACTATCAATGGACATG ctTGCCATCTTGAGATGA
- the LOC129869108 gene encoding uncharacterized protein LOC129869108, with amino-acid sequence MSSVEFLLSVPLEAPTSPQPPPPRHQPPHPQSTSPHPPASSHSPPTPTPPGTHPPPGPSYHQAPPTTRPQPPPGPSHHQAPATTRPQPPPGPSYHQAPPTTRPQLPPGPTHHQAPATTRPHPPPGPSYHQAPPTTRPHPPPGPSYHQAPPTTRPQLPPGPTHHQAPATTRPHPPPGPSHHQAPATTRPQLPPGPSHHQAPATTRPHPPPGPSHHQAPPTTKPQPPPGPTHHQAPPTTRPQLPPGPTHHQAPPTTRPQPPPGPTHHQAPPTTRPQPPPGPTHHQAPPTTRPHPPPGPSHHQAPPTTRPQPPPGPTHHQAPATIK; translated from the coding sequence ATGTCTTCAGTTGAATTCCTGCTGTCTGTCCCCCTGGAAGCACCCACCAGCCCCCAGCCACCACCCCCCAGACACCAGCCCCCCCACCCACAATCCACCAGCCCCCATCCACCAGCCTCTAGCCACTCCCCaccaacccccactccaccaGGCACCCACCCACCACCAGGCCCCAGCTACCACcaggccccacccaccaccaggCCCCAGCCACCACCAGGCCCCAGCCACCACCAGGCCCCAGCTACCACCAGGCCCCAGCCACCACCAGGCCCCAGCTACCACcaggccccacccaccaccaggCCCCAGCTACCACcaggccccacccaccaccaggCCCCAGCTACCACcaggccccacccaccaccaggCCCCAGCTACCACcaggccccacccaccaccaggccccacccaccaccaggCCCCAGCTACCACcaggccccacccaccaccaggCCCCAGCTACCACcaggccccacccaccaccaggCCCCAGCTACCACcaggccccacccaccaccaggCCCCAGCCACCACCAGGCCCCAGCCACCACCAGGCCCCAGCTACCACCAGGCCCCAGCCACCACCAGGCCCCAGCTACCACcaggccccacccaccaccaggCCCCAGCCACCACcaggccccacccaccaccaAGCCCCAGCCACCACcaggccccacccaccaccaggccccacccaccaccaggCCCCAGCTACCACcaggccccacccaccaccaggCACCACCCACTACCAGGCCCCAGCCACCACcaggccccacccaccaccaggccccacccaccaccaggCCCCAGCCACCACCAGGTCCCACCCACCACcaggccccacccaccaccaggccccacccaccaccaggCCCCAGCCACCACcaggccccacccaccaccaggCCCCAGCCACCACcaggccccacccaccaccaggCCCCAGCCACCATCaaataa